Proteins encoded in a region of the Triplophysa dalaica isolate WHDGS20190420 chromosome 10, ASM1584641v1, whole genome shotgun sequence genome:
- the LOC130430340 gene encoding uncharacterized protein LOC130430340 isoform X2: protein MLIDRSFALNTCKFLGSEDTSNHLSRKKLTSLTEKDHGTEKYPPYWKNRRWQKQCGQYNSQKKVGRYTKHENEVVEELLKLTKEEQVQKHSVILFTFGGELEEQTLEEFIKSQSKLQEFVNKCEGRCHVIDNKYWNDCHSGEKRNRVQVNNLLDTIDKMVQKNGCFASEPLQQLEEVMEKISYLPPEVQQTAKKMVHNTILKQVVGAITGSVIGAFLGVTVCGVIVFKIPLNGLLKYIAAIDKEAAAVVETGAVTAVVETGVVAEASGAAAGAGVSTGTGIAVGVIGTAALVGAVAGGITGWKAAEDADSVYDAMKKSAQVNYENGKAVVETAQEFLSLVVNNKTDH, encoded by the exons ATGCTGATCGATCGCAGCTTCGCCCTCAATACATGCAAGTTCTTGGGTTCAGAAGACACCTCAAATCACTTGTCTCGAAAG AAACTGACTTCATTGACTGAAAAGGATCATGGAAC AGAGAAATATCCTCCTTATTGGAAAAACAGGAGATGGCAAAAGCAGTGCGGGCAATACAATTCTCAGAAAAAAG TTGGAAGATACACAAAGCATGAAAACGAGGTGGTAGAAGAATTGCTGAAACTAACGAAAGAGGAACAAGTCCAGAAACACTCAGTGATCTTATTCACTTTTGGAGGTGAACTAGAGGAACAGACCTTAGAAGAATTTATAAAGTCCCAATCCAAGTTGCAGGagtttgtaaataaatgtgaaggCCGCTGTCACGTCATTGACAACAAATACTGGAATGACTGTCATTCAGgagaaaagagaaacagagtTCAGGTGAACAATCTGCTTGACACCATCGACAAAATGGTGCAAAAGAATGGTTGCTTTGCCAGTGAGCCGCTTCAGCAGTTAGAAGAGGTGATGGAGAAAATCAGTTATTTGCCTCCAGAAGTGCAGCAAACAGCAAAGAAAATGGTTCATAATACAATTCTGAAGCAAGTTGTAGGAGCAATAACTGGGTCTGTGATTGGTGCTTTTCTGGGTGTCACTGTTTGCGGTGTGATTGTATTTAAAATCCCATTAAATGGACTGCTAAAATACATAGCAGCAATAGATAAAGAAGCTGCAGCAGTAGTGGAAACAGGAGCAGTAACAGCAGTAGTGGAAACAGGAGTAGTGGCTGAAGCTTCCGGAGCAGCAGCAGGTGCAGGGGTTAGTACAGGTACTGGGATTGCTGTCGGTGTTATTGGAACTGCAGCTCTTGTCGGAGCTGTTGCAGGTGGAATCACTGGATGGAAAGCGGCAGAAGATGCTGATTCAGTGTACGACGCAATGAAAAAGTCTGCACAAGTTAACTATGAGAATGGAAAAGCTGTTGTTGAAACGGCACAAGAATTTCTTTCTCTTGTGGTGAACAATAAAACAGATCATTAA
- the LOC130430340 gene encoding GTPase IMAP family member 7-like isoform X1 — protein sequence MEQRNILLIGKTGDGKSSAGNTILRKKVFTPKASASSATDEPVTGRGLVNGREITVINTPGLFDTNQDDEYIKSEIIDAMMDTPKIHAIVFVLKVGRYTKHENEVVEELLKLTKEEQVQKHSVILFTFGGELEEQTLEEFIKSQSKLQEFVNKCEGRCHVIDNKYWNDCHSGEKRNRVQVNNLLDTIDKMVQKNGCFASEPLQQLEEVMEKISYLPPEVQQTAKKMVHNTILKQVVGAITGSVIGAFLGVTVCGVIVFKIPLNGLLKYIAAIDKEAAAVVETGAVTAVVETGVVAEASGAAAGAGVSTGTGIAVGVIGTAALVGAVAGGITGWKAAEDADSVYDAMKKSAQVNYENGKAVVETAQEFLSLVVNNKTDH from the exons ATGGAAC AGAGAAATATCCTCCTTATTGGAAAAACAGGAGATGGCAAAAGCAGTGCGGGCAATACAATTCTCAGAAAAAAGGTATTCACACCTAAAGCTTCAGCTAGTTCTGCTACAGATGAACCTGTGACAGGACGTGGGTTGGTTAATGGAAGAGAGATCACAGTTATTAACACGCCTGGACTCTTTGACACAAATCAAGATGATGAATATATAAAATCTGAGATCATTGATGCTATGATGGACACTCCTAAGATTCATGCAATCGTTTTTGTTCTAAAAGTTGGAAGATACACAAAGCATGAAAACGAGGTGGTAGAAGAATTGCTGAAACTAACGAAAGAGGAACAAGTCCAGAAACACTCAGTGATCTTATTCACTTTTGGAGGTGAACTAGAGGAACAGACCTTAGAAGAATTTATAAAGTCCCAATCCAAGTTGCAGGagtttgtaaataaatgtgaaggCCGCTGTCACGTCATTGACAACAAATACTGGAATGACTGTCATTCAGgagaaaagagaaacagagtTCAGGTGAACAATCTGCTTGACACCATCGACAAAATGGTGCAAAAGAATGGTTGCTTTGCCAGTGAGCCGCTTCAGCAGTTAGAAGAGGTGATGGAGAAAATCAGTTATTTGCCTCCAGAAGTGCAGCAAACAGCAAAGAAAATGGTTCATAATACAATTCTGAAGCAAGTTGTAGGAGCAATAACTGGGTCTGTGATTGGTGCTTTTCTGGGTGTCACTGTTTGCGGTGTGATTGTATTTAAAATCCCATTAAATGGACTGCTAAAATACATAGCAGCAATAGATAAAGAAGCTGCAGCAGTAGTGGAAACAGGAGCAGTAACAGCAGTAGTGGAAACAGGAGTAGTGGCTGAAGCTTCCGGAGCAGCAGCAGGTGCAGGGGTTAGTACAGGTACTGGGATTGCTGTCGGTGTTATTGGAACTGCAGCTCTTGTCGGAGCTGTTGCAGGTGGAATCACTGGATGGAAAGCGGCAGAAGATGCTGATTCAGTGTACGACGCAATGAAAAAGTCTGCACAAGTTAACTATGAGAATGGAAAAGCTGTTGTTGAAACGGCACAAGAATTTCTTTCTCTTGTGGTGAACAATAAAACAGATCATTAA